In a single window of the Pelodiscus sinensis isolate JC-2024 chromosome 18, ASM4963464v1, whole genome shotgun sequence genome:
- the ID1 gene encoding DNA-binding protein inhibitor ID-1, which yields MKVASAAAATSPGPSCALKRVRLGGGAGEAARCLSEQSVSLSRAGGGSPRGLPLLEQAEQAAAAASLLYDMKGCYSRLQALVPTLPRHRRVSKVEILQHVIDYIWDLQLELQHPPARGQPLGGGPDGEPSGAAEAACVSDRILCH from the exons ATGAAAGTCGCcagcgccgccgccgccacctcccCCGGGCCCAGCTGCGCCCTGAAGCGGGTGCGGCTGGGCGGGGGCGCGGGCGAGGCCGCGCGGTGCCTGTCGGAGCAGAGCGTGTCGCTGTCGCGGGCCGGCGGCGGCTCCCCGCGGGGGCTGCCGCTGCTGGAGCAGGCGGAGCAGGCGGCGGCCGCGGCCTCGCTGCTGTACGACATGAAGGGCTGCTACTCGCGGCTGCAGGCGCTGgtgcccaccctgccccgccaCCGCCGCGTCTCCAAGGTGGAGATCCTGCAGCACGTCATCGACTACATCTGGGAcctgcagctggagctgcagcacccGCCGGCCCGCGGCCAGCCCCTGGGGGGCGGCCCCGACGGGGAGCCCAGCGGCGCTGCGGAG GCTGCCTGCGTGAGCGACAGGATCCTCTGCCACTGA